A portion of the Streptomyces platensis genome contains these proteins:
- a CDS encoding VOC family protein encodes MTSRLSPYISFSGDAKQAMEFYKEVLGGDLSVNTYGAFGSEAPPGYADKIMHSHLETAGGFTLMAADNPPGTEHKPGNNFAVSLTGDDSDKLRGYWQKLSAGGTVAVPLEKQMWGDVFGMCTDKFGITWMVNISEQ; translated from the coding sequence ATGACCTCTCGCCTCAGCCCGTACATCAGCTTCTCCGGTGACGCGAAGCAAGCCATGGAGTTCTACAAGGAGGTTCTCGGCGGCGACCTGTCCGTCAACACCTACGGTGCTTTCGGCTCCGAGGCGCCGCCCGGATACGCCGACAAGATCATGCACAGCCACCTCGAGACCGCCGGCGGATTCACCCTGATGGCCGCCGACAACCCGCCCGGGACCGAGCACAAGCCCGGCAACAACTTCGCGGTGAGCCTGACCGGCGACGACTCGGACAAGCTGCGCGGCTACTGGCAGAAGCTGTCCGCGGGCGGCACCGTGGCCGTACCCCTGGAAAAGCAGATGTGGGGGGACGTGTTCGGCATGTGCACGGACAAGTTCGGCATCACCTGGATGGTCAATATCAGCGAGCAGTAG
- a CDS encoding MFS transporter, with product MPITTTASVNGPLLSPRLPLMGWPAVVSVMLGIFAIVTTEILPIGLLTSIGSSFTVSDGVAGLMMTMPGFLAAVAAPLVTAATARFDRRLMLCAFMLLLALANFLAAAATDFWLVLTSRIMVGITIGGFWSIGAGLAERLVPPASVGRATAVIFSAVPLGSVLGVPTGTLIGDLAGWRTAFIVIGALTVGVLVMLFLLVPPLPPVQVTRLGVLNDMLRSVNTRFALLLTFLVVLAHFGTYTYVTPFLEQVTHASGALITTFLLLYGAAGILGNFLGGAWVARYPRTVFGLAAGLIAAVTLLLPALGRWETGAVILLIVWGMAYGAVPVASQTWFSKAAPHAPEAASVLFTASFQATFSIGALVGGIVLDRTSPSAVMSLGGCTAVLMVLVAAGSRFAERLKEKQPQPGSATPGSRARGPA from the coding sequence ATGCCGATTACCACTACCGCTTCAGTCAACGGCCCACTCTTATCCCCTCGGCTCCCGCTGATGGGCTGGCCGGCCGTGGTCTCAGTGATGCTGGGAATCTTCGCCATCGTCACCACCGAGATCCTGCCGATCGGTCTGCTGACCTCGATCGGATCCAGTTTCACCGTCTCGGACGGGGTGGCCGGCCTGATGATGACCATGCCCGGCTTCCTGGCGGCTGTCGCGGCTCCACTGGTCACCGCGGCCACGGCACGCTTCGACCGCCGACTGATGCTGTGCGCTTTCATGCTCCTGCTGGCCCTGGCGAACTTCCTTGCCGCCGCGGCCACGGACTTCTGGCTCGTACTCACCTCCCGGATCATGGTGGGGATCACGATCGGCGGCTTCTGGTCGATCGGGGCGGGGTTGGCGGAACGACTGGTGCCGCCGGCCTCGGTCGGCAGGGCTACTGCTGTGATCTTCTCTGCCGTCCCGCTGGGATCCGTCCTCGGTGTGCCGACCGGCACCCTCATCGGAGATCTCGCCGGATGGCGAACGGCCTTCATCGTCATAGGAGCTCTGACGGTCGGCGTATTGGTCATGCTGTTCTTGCTCGTACCGCCGCTTCCTCCGGTTCAGGTCACTCGGCTGGGCGTCCTCAATGACATGCTCCGCAGCGTCAACACCCGCTTCGCACTCTTGCTGACGTTCCTTGTTGTGCTGGCTCACTTCGGCACCTACACCTACGTGACACCGTTCCTGGAACAGGTCACCCACGCCAGCGGTGCCCTGATCACTACATTCTTGCTGCTCTACGGCGCCGCCGGCATCCTCGGCAACTTCCTGGGCGGCGCCTGGGTGGCCCGGTATCCCCGGACCGTCTTCGGGCTCGCGGCCGGCCTGATCGCCGCGGTGACTCTCCTGCTTCCAGCGTTGGGCCGCTGGGAGACCGGCGCAGTGATACTGCTCATCGTGTGGGGCATGGCGTATGGCGCCGTTCCGGTCGCGTCGCAGACCTGGTTCTCCAAGGCGGCACCGCATGCCCCGGAAGCGGCATCGGTCCTGTTCACCGCCTCCTTCCAGGCAACGTTCTCTATTGGTGCACTCGTAGGGGGCATCGTCCTGGACCGCACCTCTCCATCCGCGGTCATGTCGCTGGGCGGATGCACCGCGGTTCTCATGGTCCTGGTGGCAGCAGGGTCACGCTTCGCCGAACGCCTGAAGGAAAAACAGCCACAACCCGGGTCGGCAACTCCCGGATCGCGGGCCCGAGGCCCGGCGTGA
- a CDS encoding SRPBCC family protein, with protein METMTVERVIAAPIKDVFTWLTTTTNYTASPLILRCRLTRHGESAPYGVGAVRSHFWLIGWFRERITQYDPPYATEYVVERSLPPSRHELGRMTFTEVDGGTHVRWTTRAEIPVPLLGPFLTRHVAGPVITRTFRNILDAANSALT; from the coding sequence GTGGAAACCATGACCGTGGAACGCGTCATCGCCGCCCCGATCAAGGACGTGTTCACCTGGCTCACCACGACCACCAACTACACGGCCTCGCCCCTGATTCTGCGCTGCCGTCTGACCCGGCACGGCGAGTCCGCGCCGTATGGAGTCGGTGCGGTGCGCAGCCACTTCTGGCTGATCGGCTGGTTCCGGGAACGCATCACCCAGTACGACCCGCCGTACGCCACCGAGTACGTCGTCGAACGCAGCCTGCCGCCGTCCCGGCACGAACTCGGCCGCATGACCTTCACCGAGGTCGACGGCGGCACCCACGTGCGCTGGACCACCCGCGCCGAGATCCCCGTCCCCTTGCTCGGCCCCTTCCTCACCCGCCACGTCGCGGGGCCGGTGATCACCCGCACCTTCCGCAACATCCTCGATGCCGCCAACAGCGCACTGACGTAA
- a CDS encoding VOC family protein: MSRDDLPYPETGLLLTHFLTVADVARSRAFYADVLGGEVVLAENPCIVKLANGWIIMNPGGGPTPDKPDVTLRPPTDPHTVSSFLNIRVADIGECHRQWSAKGAEFLTPPLDRKAELRCYLRDPDGYLIEVGQATGMQQGVFADPPAGNN; encoded by the coding sequence ATGAGCCGTGATGATCTTCCGTATCCAGAGACCGGGCTGCTCCTCACCCACTTCCTGACGGTGGCCGACGTGGCCCGATCCCGCGCCTTCTACGCCGACGTTCTGGGCGGTGAAGTGGTGCTCGCCGAGAATCCCTGCATCGTCAAGCTCGCCAATGGATGGATCATCATGAACCCCGGCGGCGGGCCGACCCCCGATAAGCCAGACGTCACCCTGCGCCCGCCCACTGACCCGCACACGGTCAGCAGTTTCCTCAATATCCGCGTCGCCGACATCGGGGAATGCCACCGGCAGTGGAGCGCCAAGGGAGCGGAATTCCTCACCCCGCCCCTCGACCGCAAAGCCGAACTGCGCTGCTATCTGCGAGACCCCGACGGCTACCTCATCGAAGTAGGACAAGCCACCGGTATGCAGCAGGGCGTCTTCGCCGACCCGCCCGCCGGCAACAACTGA
- a CDS encoding GNAT family N-acetyltransferase, protein MLKGNKVGLRARHEDDIPVLRAELYDDVVNASRAEGGPWRPITPGSKDPRLVVDDKEQGLVPFSVVELDGGTLIGTATLWGIDNHNRAAHIGLGLLPSSRGKGYGTDVVAALCHYGFIVRGLQRLQIETLSDNTAMLRSAERNGFVREGVMRSSAWVMGEFMDEVLLGLLAQDWKPGSKV, encoded by the coding sequence ATGCTAAAGGGCAACAAGGTCGGGCTGAGGGCCCGGCACGAGGACGACATTCCGGTCCTGCGGGCTGAGCTCTACGACGACGTGGTCAACGCCTCGCGGGCCGAGGGCGGGCCGTGGCGACCGATCACGCCCGGCTCGAAGGATCCGCGGCTCGTGGTGGACGACAAGGAGCAAGGGCTCGTCCCGTTCTCCGTGGTGGAGCTGGACGGCGGCACGCTGATCGGCACCGCGACACTGTGGGGCATCGACAACCACAACCGGGCCGCGCACATCGGGCTGGGGCTGCTGCCGTCCTCGCGCGGCAAGGGCTACGGCACGGACGTGGTCGCGGCGCTGTGCCACTACGGTTTCATCGTGCGCGGCCTACAGCGGCTACAGATCGAGACGCTGTCGGACAACACCGCGATGCTGCGCTCCGCCGAGCGCAACGGCTTCGTCCGCGAGGGTGTGATGCGCTCCTCGGCCTGGGTGATGGGCGAGTTCATGGACGAGGTGCTGCTCGGGCTCCTCGCCCAGGACTGGAAGCCGGGATCGAAGGTCTAG